The following are encoded together in the Anaerostipes caccae L1-92 genome:
- the yidD gene encoding membrane protein insertion efficiency factor YidD, translating into MKKILIYLIQFYRAHLSKLKGKGTCIYTPTCSEYAVEALEKHGALKGSLLAVFRILRCNPFAKGGYDPVPEVRKVKGKKK; encoded by the coding sequence TTGAAAAAGATTTTGATTTATTTGATACAGTTTTATAGAGCACATTTGTCTAAATTAAAAGGAAAAGGAACTTGCATTTATACTCCGACCTGTTCAGAGTATGCAGTTGAAGCACTGGAAAAACACGGCGCGCTGAAGGGAAGCCTTCTGGCTGTGTTTCGAATATTGAGATGTAACCCTTTTGCAAAGGGAGGATATGATCCTGTTCCGGAAGTGAGAAAGGTGAAAGGTAAAAAGAAATGA